In Gadus morhua chromosome 2, gadMor3.0, whole genome shotgun sequence, the DNA window AGACTAGTGTTCTGCATTTAAAGACATGTGGTCTGTAtgagggatgcaccgaatattcggccaccgaacatgttcggccgaaaatggcccaaaacataatgttcggtttcggccgaaggagtaaaagGCAGAACATAATACaccgaacatttttatttatttataaaaaaataaataaaaattttactcatttatttaaaggtacattgttcttaaattcttactataatgtctgctggaatgttagaaaatgttcagtattaaataaatattttgtatcaaatttgtaattgattttttttatagaaaagcaagacaaaaaagtttataaaggacatttatttgattgatttatgcaatggtgaaaaattaaagcaaaaaaaaaagaaaaacattaaaagccGTATTCGGTTTTGgccttcggccaactgtttcagaattttcaattcggtgcatccctagtctGTATTTATAGACGTGTGTTCTGTATTTATAGACGTGTGTTCTGTATTTATAGACGCGTGTTCTGTATTTATAGACGTGTGCTCTGTATTTATAGACGTGTGTTCTGTATTTGAAGACATGTCTATAAATACACGTGTTCTCTATttgaacatacaaatacatgtgTTCAGTATTGACTGACATACATTCAGCATCTCTTTCTGTGCTTTACtgtttgtgatgtgtgtctCTCAGAGAGCGTTTGAGGACCCACAGTCTAGAGTCGTCAGGGAAGCTGAAGATCTCCGCGGAGCAGCACTGTGACTTCACGGCCGAGGACCTCAAGGACCTGGGGGAGATCGGCCGGGGGGCGTACGGCTCGGTCAACAAGATGGTCCACAAGCCCAGCAACCAGATCATGGCTGTCAAGGTGCAGCTCGCCGCCTCGTCTCAGGCCTCTAGCCTTGGTGTTACATTTTACATTCGGTTCATGGCAGACTATTGTCTTTGCGTTCAGCACCTGCAACTCTGATTGTAAGCTCTTTGGTCATCTACGTTTGTTCCTCAGAGTTCCCTGGTCCTGACCAGTCTCTTGTGTTTGTTCCTCAGAGGATCCGGTCTACGGTGGATGAGAAGGAGCAGAAGCAGCTGCTGATGGACTTGGACGTGGTGATGAGGAGCAGTGACTGTCCCTACATCGTCCAGTTCTACGGAGCACTCTTCAGAGAGGTACGACCGCCGCAGCGACACAATCTGGGCACCTGCATCTGCCGTTGTATTCTTACAGCGGCCACTGACCACAAGCATACAGCACTAAAGTATTTTTCAATatatttcaaaaaaaaaaaataattttttttttttgtagtcgTGTTCCAGGTATATTGTTTGAAATCCCAAAGATTACACTCACAATCACTTGGCACACATTTCTCACATGTTATTTTCCTTGATCTCTCCTCCCAGGGTGATTGCTGGATATGCATGGAGCTCATGGCCATCTCTTTCGACAAGTTCTACAAGTTTGTCTATGGCAATCAGGATGACGTGATCCCCGAGGAAATCTTAGGAAAAATAACGTTGGCTGTACGTTTCTTGGTTGTTCGCTTTAACCAATCATGATAAAGGCTCCATTCTTCTTTGGTGATTAAGTATTTGTTTGTGGTTAAACGCCTACTATTGTTTCTGTTGCAGACTGTGAACGCGCTTAACCACTTAAAAGAAAACTTGAAGATTATACACCGAGGTAAGAAACTATGATGTGACGATCATCAATGATTCCTTAATATGATGGTGGATATTCACACCTAATTATTGGGTGATTATGAATTATTGCTAATGTTTACTATTCAGTAATTTACTCAAATGACTTGCATTGAATTCAGAGCACGTTGTGATGGAGCAAATAGGGGTTATGTAGtacatcaaggagcaggtagaaaGGAGGCAGTAGAGGGACAGGTCATCAAAGAGCAGGTAGTGGTTGGACAtgcagagacgggtcattaaagGCAAACTCAGCAAATTTGTtgtttcagaagagtgtatcaaactgggtgccctttGATAATTATTATGAGAAATCCTTAACATAGCTGactatcattaatcattaatagtaatatataactaaaggcaagcTGAGCAAATtcgttatttcagaagagtgtatcaaactggTAGCCCCtcgtacccatgaagtagctctcagtacccatgaagtagctctcagtacccatgaagtagcttcagtacccatgaagtagcttccgtacccatgaagtagcttcagtacccatgaagtagctctcagtagtacccatgaagtagcttcagtacccatgaagtagctctcagtaGTACCCATGAAGTATTTCTCAgtagtacccatgaagtagctctcagtagtacccatgaagtagctctcagtagtacccatgaagtagctctcagtagtacccatgaagtagctctcagtagtacccatgaagtagctctcagtagtacccatgaagtagctctcagtagtacccatgaagtagctctcagtagtacccatgaagtagctctcagtagtacccatgaagtagctctcagtagtacccatgaagtagatCTCTGTAGTActcatgaagtagctctcagtaGTACTCATGAAGTAGATCTCAATAGTACCCATGATGAAGTAGCTCAgtagtacccatgaagtagctctcaggttgaAAATGGTTGTCGACCCCTGCTCTAGAAGGACTACACTGAGGACAATGGGGGACCGACCACGGAACCTTTCAGCTTGTCACAAACCAAACAACCCCTACAATATCCTACCCCCTTTGATATGTTGTAGTTCCCTATACTATACTCCTAAGCTGAAAGATTCTGTACTCCGTTAGTAAGTCTGCTCTTTGATCATTCTTCACGGCTTGATTTTTGTGTCCCCCAGACATCAAGCCCTCCAACATCCTCCTGGACAGGAACGGTAACATCAAGCTGTGCGACTTTGGGATCAGTGGGCAGCTTGTCGACTCCATCGCCAAGACCAGAGACGCCGGCTGTAGGCCCTACATGGCTGTAAGTCACCAGTCGGGTGGATGCGTTCCATGTTGATTATGTGATGCTGTTGATGTGGTAGTAATGGCGATGTTGGGGTCGTTCAGCTGATGGtgtggttgtcatggtaatGTGGCGTTTTCATGGTGACGGTGTGGTTTTCTTGGTGACGGTGTGGTTTTCATGGTAATGGCGTTGTTGTCGTAGTGTTGGATTTGATACCGGGGCCGTGgtgttgttgccatggtgatggtgTGGTTGTGATCACTGCTTGCTTCCTGTGTCCAAATGAAGCCGGCTACTGTGGagtcaggaagaggaagagagaggatgtGAGGGAGGAATGAATATTGATCGTAGTATTATATTACATAGTATTTAGAGAACACCCCTCATTTTGTTATACATACCTTTCCTGCATACTCTTCTGTCCAGTTGTTTAAGGAACCTAGTTGGCCCTTTTCTTGTTGCTCCCATCTTAATTGTACAGCTCAATACCATTTACTACTTAATCTGGTTAGTGCGCCCTCTGTTGGTTTGGCTGTCTGACAgcaatctctccctctatcgctCCTAGAGACTGAGGTGACTGGCAGATTTTGAATAGATGTAAGGAATGCAGCTCGGCTGGCTGACGTGATAACACGGAACGTACCGACGTGTTGTGTTGGCGTGTTCAAAGTGTCTGGACATGCCCAGAGGGGCGAGGTGGCACTTATTAGTTTGGGAACATTTTCAACAAAACATCAACAGAAAATGGATAGGTGTGGAGCTCTCTGATTGGTAGTGCTGTTATGAGTGgtgctctctgattggtcgtgATGTTGTCCTCTGCAGCCGGAGAGGATAGACCCCAGCGCGTCCAGACAAGGATACGACGTGAGATCTGATGTGTGGAGCCTGGGGATCACACTGGTGAGTTCACACTCTGATCTGGGTTTACTCTGATCCAGATTAAACCTGAACCAGTTTAAACCAGATACAGATTAAACCAGGTTTAGTTGATCCGGTTAAATTCGGATCCGGTTCCGCACTGATACAGTTGAACTCTCATCCAGTTTCCACCTCGTCTTGTATTGAAAGATGCGTGttgccgtttgtgtgtgtcagtatgagCTGGCCACGGGTCGCTTCCCCTACCCCAAGTGGAACAGTGTGTTCGACCAGCTGACCCAGGTGGTGAAGGGGGACCCCCCCCAGCTCAGCAACTCGGACGAGAGGCGCTTCTCCCCCAAGTTCATCGCCTTCGTCAACCTGTGGTGAGAAGCGACGCAACCTTTTACAACCTAGAACACTCAGAACCTTGAACCTTGAGTCATTCAGAGGGGTCataagagccagtgaacccaaaacagttttttcgttGTTTCACAAAAAGTTGCTGTGGGCCGTAACCATGGCGATAACACGCCCCTCTCTTTTCGAGGTCTCAGCCCAAATCACTTTTTCTTAAACCTCTTCTTGTTTGAATTCCCGTTAAAGCAGttggttcactggctctttaaagtACCTTGCAGGGAATGAAGGATACAGGTGTGCCTGTGAGTGTTCGGGTcctgctccctgctccctctagtggacagaCATCCAAACAACACCCTGTACTGAACATGCAGTGCTGCTTTAGTTGGGTTAACATGACCTGAATTCTCTAATCTGTCTTATCTCCCCTCTCCAGCCTTACAAAGGATGAGTCCAAAAGGCCAAAGTACAAAGAACTTCTGGTGGGTTGAAATATTCAGTCACTAAGAACATGGTTTCCTTCTATTACTGTACTGTTACTTTTCGGTGCTGTTATTTTACTGTTTGTCTAACGACTGTTAGTGTACTGTTAATGCACAGTTAGTGTAATGTTAGTTTGATGAGTGCACCGTCACTACTGTCAGTGTACTGTTACCATTAGTGCACTGTGACTGTAATGTAGGTGCACCGTTACCAAGCTCAGTGCACTGTTACCATCAGTGCACTGTGACTGTAATGTGAGTACACCGTGACCACGGTCAGTGCACTGTTACCATCAGTGCACTGTGACTGTAATGTGAGTACACCGTGACCACGGTCAGTGCACTGTCACCATTAGTGCACTGTGACTGTAATGTGAGTGCACCGTGACCAGGGTCAGTGCACTGTTCCTTCACTGGGCCGTTGGCTGAAGCCCTGGTGTCGTGCTCCCCCTGCAGAAAGACCCCTTCATCCAGATGTACGAGGAGCGCCATGTGGACGTGGCCACCTACGTGTGCCGGCTCCTGGACCAGATGCCCgcctcccccagctcccccaTGTACGTGGACTAACCCGGGCGCCCTCCCTCTCCGGCCTCCACCCCGAGACTGCTGCGCGGCAACCTTTTCCTCGTCTTCGGTCGTCATGACAACCTGATGTCCTCGCCCCCTGGTCCTCGTCTCCCGGTGTCGTGGCAACCCCGGGTCCCCCGGTGTCGTGGCAACCCCGGGTCCCCCGGTGTTGTGGCAACGTGATGCCATGGCAACATGGGTGTCCTGGTGTCACGGAAacctggacccccccccaggggtcGGGTCAACGTGGTCCCCTGGTGTCATGGCAACCTGGTGTCATGGCAACGTTGATGGACATTCCTCCAACCCCTCCGTTGTCGTTTGTTGAGGTCATGTGACTCAATCTGTAGTTTTTAGGCTTTTAATGTGAAACCACAACTGTTACCATGGGATCGTCAGAGAAGGCGGTCACGTCATCTGTTGGTAGTCACATGAcccaaacaacaacaagatgGTTGTCCCACGCATTAGTCCCGGACTGTAGGTACAAAACATGtatagaacaaaataaaaaaagatgtcaGAAATGTATAAATTaccaaaatgtaatttaaaaccAAACCTGGTGTAAATGTGCTTCTTTCACCGCAGTGTTAAGAAAATACTTGTTGAAGCTAAACGCGGCGGTGGTGGCGCTGTCTGTGTAATATATGGACCTtcactctcatcctctcctcgtCCACAGTGGATAAACACGCTTGTTTACGTATGATAGTAACTGAATATATAACACGGAGAAGCTCGGCACCAAAACCTGGAAACTATACACACAAGAGGAGCATTTCATCTTCAAGACTATTACTGGAATCACCGTCTGTATGAGCAACCCATCTCCTCCCTATGTATGTAAATAAAAGCTTTGTGTTGCAATTTAACGGTCGCTTCTTAGGGTATTCAGCGGCTAACGCTTTGATGAATACAATCACGTGATACCTGCTGACTCTGTGctgatatataaataaataaagagaatgGAAATAATGTTCCGGTTTTCCTTGCCATTAATCTGGAAAAGATCATACACATATGCAGCCTATGAAGAAGGTAATATAAGTACTTTATTTATCTCAGATAATAAAGGTGGGAGTGGGACATGGACCGGAGTTAATTGTGACATTGGTCATTGTTTTGGTTTTCAATCCATAATCCATCCGTAAGCATGCATCCCAAATAGTTCATTTTCTGCTACGAACatctattatatattttttatctatgTTTTTTATGGATGTGATTTATCTATCTCATCTCATTTAGGATTTGAACTTCATTGAAAATATCCAATACCGCTATGAAATTGAGTGACAGAACCCACTGAACTGGGACCGCCTACTTCTCTCAGTCAGCTGCTGCGACTGGCTCTCACCCTCGAGCTCTCACATGATTGCACCAATGGGGTCCAATGATTACACCACGTCATCAATAGATGCCGGAAAAAGTCCCCATGTGTCAACCATGGAGAAAGTCAACCTCTGAAACAACATCGCTATAACACTGAAGTCTATTAGgtaaataatttgttttttgAGGAGGTGTGCAATGATCTTAACAAAATAATTGTGTGGTTTGCACGAGTTCAGTTTTTCTTTCCCTCCGGTGGATCTTTATTATGAATACTGCTCGTCTGTGGCAAAAACCTTTTGCATTGCTTTTCATCCAAACCAAATCAATCACTGCTTGTCGCCTAGCAGTCGCCTGTGGTTCTCGTTTCCACCGGAATGTTTTCCAGTTCTGCAGAACAATGACGACCAACATGGAGCAAAACACAAAGAATTTCAAGAAGGCTAAACAGAAGGACACCTTGAGACGACTGAAGACCAAAGACCATCGCAACTCGCACGGCCCGTCCACCGTTTATCTCCAGGTTGTCGGGTCAGGCAGTAGAGACAATGGAGCCTCGCTGTATGTCTTCTCCGAGTACAACCGGTAACTATGGACGCTTTTCTATCCATCCGAGGATAAAACACCTTACTTTTACCTGCCCTAATCTCCACACCTACGATGAATCCTCCTATCTTCCCCATCCTCTCCAGGTACCTGTTCAACTGCGGGGAGGGGACTCAGAGACTGATGCAGGAGCACAAGTACGATGCTGGTTCTTGTTTCGTCTGTctcttacaataacaaatcaCATCCTTAACTAGTGAGGTAGAAAGCTAAGTGATGCCTCCAGTTGACAGTATTACGATTTTGTATTGCACACTGATAGTCTGTTCTATCTAGAGCTAGGTTAGTGACGTGCCTGAACGTTATGTTCTTCTGCTGACAGGTTAAAAGCGTCCCGTTTGGACAACATCTTCCTCACAAGGATGAACTGGGACAACATCGGTGGCTTATCGGGTGAGTTTGGTGGTTACAAGTATGCTGTTATTAAACGTGGTTCACGAACATGTGGCCAAGTTGTTATAACCCCGGATCTGTGGTTCGTACCATACGGCAGGCATGATCTTAACACTGAAGGACATCGGAGTACCAGAGTGTGTTCTGTCAGGTCCTCCGCAGCTGGTAAGTTTTGTCTATTTATCCCAGAGACGGAACTTACCGTGGACGCCTCTGTTTTCTGTCATGTAAGAAAGATGCTAGGTATAATACTATTATGCTAAACCTCCTTCTTCTTCAAAGGGCAACTTCATCAATGCCATCAAGGTGTTTTCCGGAGCTTTGGAGGACATCAAGTTGTGTACGTTGAGTTGTGTCCCTCGTTGGTCATTTAACACGTCATGTTGTATCTGAAGACTTTGATTCTGACCTTCGACCCCTCGTCGTCTCGCAGCGGTCCGACCCTACACCGAGGAGGCGTACACGGACGAAACCATGAGCGTCCATCAGGTGCCCGTGTTTGGTGAGTGTTGGCGGCCAGCGTTTCACCGCTCAAGTCTCCTGAAGATGTCGACGCGGTACCGCGTGACCCTCATCGTCTTGAGATGCTGGATCAAAACAAAACGTTTAGTGCATCGTTGTAACCATGGTACCGAAGGGGGTCTGTGACAGTGTGATTGTGAGCACAGCTTGTTTTTGTATCAAATGCCCAGTATAGCACCGGGTCTTTGAAGTGAATTAGGAataggatgaggatgaggatgagtaTGAGTGTTgcgttgatggtgtttcgtctcCAGCCCAGTTGCTGGGTGAGGGAGGACCGGGCAACTCTGCAAGCCCCGGGAGAGGAAGCCCACCTCGGAGTCCAGTCTCCAGCCAGAGGAAGGAGCTGTGGAACCCAGCTGAAGGCCAACCAGGACACAGACCTTCCAGCCCGGGTGAGACAAGCCCTCCTATTTACTATCTTCCAGAGGTTCCCAGCTTGGTGTTCATCTTCATGTATCAATATATACGTCTATGTATATCATGTGTTATATTTTAGGGTTGATGTCCAAAGCTACAAGGGATCCCTCTCTGGTGGTTGCATTTGTTTGCAAGGTAGGTCATCTTTCTGATTCGGACACAATACAGGAACCTGAGACTGTAGAACCTTAGTAGAGGACAGTACAGGACCTGAGACAGTAGAACCTTAGTAGTGGACAGTACAGGAACCTGAGACAGTAAATCTCTAACTTCTCTCTCCGGTTCTCTCAGCTCCACGCCAAGAAGGGGAACTTCCTTGTCCCTCAAGCTATTGCGCTAGGCCTCCCCGTGTAAGTGTACCTATGGATCTGCTATTGGTTGGAGAATAATCCCAAATCGTTCAATAATAGTCAGTGGTGTCATCTATGTAGCGGTAAACCAGCCATcggccccctggtggtggacCTGAAGAACGGCAAGACGGTGACATATGAAGGAAAAGAGGTGAATTACAACATTAATCAGACCGCCATCATACGTTTGCTATATAAACCAAAATAATGTGACTGTTGCATAAGCCTGTGGCTTACACAATCTGGCACTCCGAgtacccctgaccctgaccctaacccattaccacacaaacacatttagctTATAGAGAACTAGAAGGAGACACTGTAGCACGTGATTTTCGGGTGTCCACAATAAAATAGTGTATGAGATGGTTGGGACATTGAGCACAGATTGAGCTTCAACTCCTCGGCTCAAAGTCTGACTAAAAAATACTTTCAGTGTTTATCAACAGTGCCGTtccgatgacatcatcactgtgcaccctctctctatctcgtcaGATCCGGCCGGAGCAGGTGTGCACGCCCTCTGACCCCGGGCCCGTCTTCCTGGTGGTAGAGTGTCCCACGGTGGAGTTCATAGATGGAATCTGCACCAATGAGAGACTAGCCAGGTAACCAATGAGAGACTAGCCAGGTAACCAATGAGTGACTAGCCAGGTAACCAATGAGAAGCTAGTTACCGAATCCAAGGACAAGCTACCTACCACCTGCCCCAGATCATGCATGTATACATGTGTACATGTATACATGTCCTAGCCGTGTACATTTATGCCCTTATGGCATGACATTGTAATCTAATCACTgtgtgattttattttattttaatttattttatgttaagagtatgtatgtgtattgctGAACACTTTatacactttattttattattgcatGTATGGGATGAAATAAAGTTCCTATCTACATGGCTCAGGTGTTGACCGATCATGTGTTCATAGGTCAGAGCACAGGTACTAGTGCTAGCTAGTATAACCCCCCTGAGCTGACGTTCTGTTGTTATTGTCTTGTTGTTATCGTTGTCCTCCGCAGGCACCATGCGGGGGGGCCAGAGGACCCAGCCGCCCTGGTGGTCCACATGACCCCAGAGGTGGTGCTGAAGACGGAGCGCTACCAGGAGTGGATGGAGAGGTACCAGGGTTCACTGCTGCCTCGTGGACATTGTATGTTCACACCAGATGGCATCCATGATGGTTCCATGCTACGGCCCGTTAGTTGGCTGCCCGCTATGGGTTGAGGCAGTGGACAGATTTCCCCCCAAGGGGACAATAATTAAATTcaaatttattttttcccaTAAGGGCAACTTCATTTGTCAGGCACATACAAACAAGACACACTTCAACAATAAAACGTATATTCAATCTATATTCTACGAATAATTACGTTAGACGTAAATATAAGCAAGCAGTATTTCGCTCAGCGCCCTCTGGGTATTACATTGGAGAGATGAGTGGTGAGACTATCCAATCAGGGACCATGGGATGATCAGGTGGTAATGCTGGCACAGAGCCAGGGGTTAGCACGTCTACTCTCGCGGTGGGTGCCCTGGGGTCTCTGGCAGCCTCAGGGAGTCCAGGACCTGAACAGCCCCGGTCCTTGTGCTCTGTCCGCAGGTTCCCCAGCTCCACACAGCATCTGGTCCTGAACGAACAGGTCCAGACGGTCCACAACGTCCGGAGCCTCAAGATCCAGACCCAGCTCAACATGATCCACCCGGAGATCTTCCCCCAACTCAAGAACATTAACCCTAAGGTACCCCAACTGACATTCTTTTCAACAGTTACTAACTATATCAAGTTCAACTCTTCGGTGAGAACATAAGCTCCATGACCAAAGTCGTGTCATTTTAATATCTTTTAACTGTTACAGTGTTGGCACTGGTTCTTAGTGGAGTGGAGTGGAGGATTCCCTAACCTTTAAAGCTGACCTCAACTCTGTTCCTATCTTGCCTCTACATTGGATTCAGTGAACCTTTTTAGAGCAGATCTCAACACTGTTGACATGCTGCCTCTATAGGGGATGAGGAACGTTAGCCACTGGCTTTAAGATGAGTGGAGGGAAAGACATTGAGCCATTCTCTTAAAATCAAAAACCTCGTCTCAACGATTTCTCAATTTCTGCCCCTACCTCCTTATTCCTTTCTCTCTTGTGTCCCCCGTCTTGCACTTTTTTGAAGGTTTTGTccttaatgtttttttcccttATTTCCCCTTCATGTCctcaggaggagaaggggtcaCTGCGTGTCGCCCCCGTCAGAGCAGAGTGTCTCCTCAAGTTCCAGCTCCGCCCATTGCTGGAGTGGCAGaggtacacactcactcactcactcactcactcactcactcactcactcactcactcactcactcactcactcactcactcactcactcactcactcactcactcacatctctctctccctccctctctccttcacgcTCATGTTCACCAAGGTCGCACGTCAAAGTGTTTGTGAAGACGAGCGTTTACTGTCTGTCTAACCTCaccgcgcgtgtgcgtgtgtgtgtgtgtgtgtgtgtgtgtgtgtgtgtgtgtgtgtgtgtgtgtgtgtgtgtgtgtgtgtgtgtgtgtgtgtgtgtgtgtgtgtgtgcgtgtgtgtgcgtgtgtgtgtgtgtgtgtgtgtgtgtgcgcgcgtcagAGATGCGATGGTGCCCTGCGACACGGCAGAGTTCCTGAAGGAGGCGTCCGAGGTGCCAGACTTCCTCCAGGAGGTGGGGGCGTGTCAGGCCTTCTGCTCCTCTGACCCCAGCGTCCTGTCTGGTGAGTCCAGGTCCCGCCTCTCCACAGCCTCGGCCAACACACTGGCATCGGCTACACCAGTACACCAGTACACCAGTACACCAGTACACCAATACACCAGTACACAATACACCAGTACCCTGCTGGTTAGAAGATGGATCAATGTCCCTGTGGACGTGGTGTGTTTCAAAGTGAGGGCGCCAACGTGTGTGTTGTGCAGGGAGAGCGGAGCGATATCCTGAGGTCATCTTCCTGGGGACGGGCTCCGCACTGCCCATGAAGATCAGGAACGTCAGCGGGACTCTGCTGAACATCAGGTCCGTCCGCCACTGTTCAGCTCATCCAGTCCTTACCATTCTTTAACATAGTTTGCTATTGGACTACTATCGGACTGCTATAGAACCACTATTGTACTACTGTTGAACTAATGGTTAACAAATGTTCAACTACCGTTTAATTGCGGTATGCTATTTAAGTACTTTATCATTCTTTTTTAGAGATACTTTTACCCAacttcaaacttttttttttagaacaaTTAATTAGTTAAAAATCCGGCAGGGACAGCCCAAAAATAAATTAgtttctgtctttgtctctttctataattactctctctcttcctgttgctctctttctctgtctgttgctctctctctctctctctctgtctgttgcactctctctctctctgtctgttgctctctctctctctgtctgttgctcaatctctctgtctgttgctctctctgtccgtctgttgctctctctctgtctgttgctctctctctctgtctcactctcccccccccccccccccccagtgctgGTCAGTCCATCCTGCTGGACTGTGGTGAGGGGACGTTCGGCCAGCTGTGTCGTCACTATGGCGACGGCGTGGATGATGCCCTCTCCAACATCTCCACCATCTTCGTCTCCCACATGCACGCCGACCACCACACGGTGAGCTGGCCtctcacgtgcacactcacCAGCACACTGTGAGCTGGTCtctcacgtgcacactcacCAGCATACGGTGAGCTGGTCTTTCACGTGCAC includes these proteins:
- the map2k4a gene encoding dual specificity mitogen-activated protein kinase kinase 4a isoform X1; this encodes MDSKHTPTAPPSRISSATPSLHHLSSTAAPHHQAQFNHTTTLSNMQEPNTCWRCQTETGFQINLSGAPPSKRKALKLNFANPPIKSTSRFTLHTAGAAFQNPHIERLRTHSLESSGKLKISAEQHCDFTAEDLKDLGEIGRGAYGSVNKMVHKPSNQIMAVKRIRSTVDEKEQKQLLMDLDVVMRSSDCPYIVQFYGALFREGDCWICMELMAISFDKFYKFVYGNQDDVIPEEILGKITLATVNALNHLKENLKIIHRDIKPSNILLDRNGNIKLCDFGISGQLVDSIAKTRDAGCRPYMAPERIDPSASRQGYDVRSDVWSLGITLYELATGRFPYPKWNSVFDQLTQVVKGDPPQLSNSDERRFSPKFIAFVNLCLTKDESKRPKYKELLKDPFIQMYEERHVDVATYVCRLLDQMPASPSSPMYVD
- the map2k4a gene encoding dual specificity mitogen-activated protein kinase kinase 4a isoform X3 yields the protein MDSKHTPTAPPSRISSATPSLHHLSSTAAPHHQAQFNHTTTLSNMQEPNTCWRCQTETALKLNFANPPIKSTSRFTLHTAGAAFQNPHIERLRTHSLESSGKLKISAEQHCDFTAEDLKDLGEIGRGAYGSVNKMVHKPSNQIMAVKRIRSTVDEKEQKQLLMDLDVVMRSSDCPYIVQFYGALFREGDCWICMELMAISFDKFYKFVYGNQDDVIPEEILGKITLATVNALNHLKENLKIIHRDIKPSNILLDRNGNIKLCDFGISGQLVDSIAKTRDAGCRPYMAPERIDPSASRQGYDVRSDVWSLGITLYELATGRFPYPKWNSVFDQLTQVVKGDPPQLSNSDERRFSPKFIAFVNLCLTKDESKRPKYKELLKDPFIQMYEERHVDVATYVCRLLDQMPASPSSPMYVD
- the map2k4a gene encoding dual specificity mitogen-activated protein kinase kinase 4a isoform X4; the encoded protein is MGSLLKIQSNDYVIKEQIGSRASCSMTPTGFQINLSGAPPSKRKALKLNFANPPIKSTSRFTLHTAGAAFQNPHIERLRTHSLESSGKLKISAEQHCDFTAEDLKDLGEIGRGAYGSVNKMVHKPSNQIMAVKRIRSTVDEKEQKQLLMDLDVVMRSSDCPYIVQFYGALFREGDCWICMELMAISFDKFYKFVYGNQDDVIPEEILGKITLATVNALNHLKENLKIIHRDIKPSNILLDRNGNIKLCDFGISGQLVDSIAKTRDAGCRPYMAPERIDPSASRQGYDVRSDVWSLGITLYELATGRFPYPKWNSVFDQLTQVVKGDPPQLSNSDERRFSPKFIAFVNLCLTKDESKRPKYKELLKDPFIQMYEERHVDVATYVCRLLDQMPASPSSPMYVD
- the map2k4a gene encoding dual specificity mitogen-activated protein kinase kinase 4a isoform X2, with the protein product MDSKHTPTAPPSRISSATPSLHHLSSTAAPHHQAQFNHTTTLSNMQEPNTCWRCQTETGKRKALKLNFANPPIKSTSRFTLHTAGAAFQNPHIERLRTHSLESSGKLKISAEQHCDFTAEDLKDLGEIGRGAYGSVNKMVHKPSNQIMAVKRIRSTVDEKEQKQLLMDLDVVMRSSDCPYIVQFYGALFREGDCWICMELMAISFDKFYKFVYGNQDDVIPEEILGKITLATVNALNHLKENLKIIHRDIKPSNILLDRNGNIKLCDFGISGQLVDSIAKTRDAGCRPYMAPERIDPSASRQGYDVRSDVWSLGITLYELATGRFPYPKWNSVFDQLTQVVKGDPPQLSNSDERRFSPKFIAFVNLCLTKDESKRPKYKELLKDPFIQMYEERHVDVATYVCRLLDQMPASPSSPMYVD
- the map2k4a gene encoding dual specificity mitogen-activated protein kinase kinase 4a isoform X5, with product MSFFVWLHRETHDLIPPSIHLFSTFWFLFARSPLPGKRKALKLNFANPPIKSTSRFTLHTAGAAFQNPHIERLRTHSLESSGKLKISAEQHCDFTAEDLKDLGEIGRGAYGSVNKMVHKPSNQIMAVKRIRSTVDEKEQKQLLMDLDVVMRSSDCPYIVQFYGALFREGDCWICMELMAISFDKFYKFVYGNQDDVIPEEILGKITLATVNALNHLKENLKIIHRDIKPSNILLDRNGNIKLCDFGISGQLVDSIAKTRDAGCRPYMAPERIDPSASRQGYDVRSDVWSLGITLYELATGRFPYPKWNSVFDQLTQVVKGDPPQLSNSDERRFSPKFIAFVNLCLTKDESKRPKYKELLKDPFIQMYEERHVDVATYVCRLLDQMPASPSSPMYVD